In Mixta intestinalis, the following are encoded in one genomic region:
- a CDS encoding PBSX family phage terminase large subunit encodes MPTLEKPSLNPALRPFWTTKARNKVLYGGRTSSKSWDAAGFAIFLADNYRLRFLCTRQIQNKIEESVYALLKIQIERFGLRHRFRVLENKIVNRFTGSEFIFYGLWRHISEIKSLESVDVLWNEEAHAMTPAQWEVLEPTIRKEGSECWFIFNPGLVTDFVWRNFVVNPPEDTLVRKINFDENPFLSETIKKIIAAAKARDEDAFEHVYLGVPRMDDDAAVIKLSWIEAAIDAHNVLGFAPAGKHRVGFDIADDGADKCANVYAHGSVALWADEWKGKEDELLKSCSRTWQVARNHDAEITYDSIGVGASAGAKFAELNTEHKAKVIYHKFNAGDAVHEPDREYQPKIKNKDFFSNLKAQSWWLVADRFRNTYNAVNAVKRGEKGERFTDDELISISSGCPFLEQLKFELSTPKRDFDNNGRVKVESKKDLAKRDVPSPNIADAFIEAFAPVKRGGFFTTKR; translated from the coding sequence ATGCCGACCTTGGAAAAACCAAGCCTCAATCCGGCACTGAGGCCGTTCTGGACGACGAAAGCGAGGAATAAGGTTCTTTACGGTGGTCGCACGTCTTCTAAATCCTGGGACGCTGCCGGGTTCGCTATATTCCTTGCGGATAATTACCGTCTGCGTTTTCTGTGTACCCGTCAGATCCAGAATAAAATTGAAGAATCGGTTTATGCGCTGCTGAAAATTCAGATAGAGCGTTTTGGTTTACGCCATCGCTTTCGCGTTCTGGAAAATAAAATCGTCAACCGATTCACTGGCAGTGAGTTTATTTTCTATGGCTTATGGCGACATATCAGTGAAATAAAATCCCTGGAATCGGTAGATGTCCTCTGGAATGAAGAGGCCCACGCTATGACGCCTGCACAATGGGAGGTGTTAGAGCCAACCATTCGTAAAGAGGGTTCAGAATGCTGGTTTATTTTTAACCCTGGACTGGTGACTGATTTTGTCTGGCGTAATTTTGTAGTTAATCCACCGGAAGACACTCTGGTACGGAAAATAAATTTCGACGAAAACCCGTTTCTCAGTGAAACGATTAAAAAGATTATCGCCGCAGCTAAAGCGCGTGATGAAGATGCCTTTGAACATGTGTATCTCGGTGTGCCGCGTATGGATGATGATGCGGCGGTGATCAAACTGTCGTGGATTGAGGCCGCGATTGACGCGCACAATGTGCTGGGCTTCGCGCCAGCCGGTAAGCACCGTGTTGGCTTCGATATTGCTGATGATGGTGCTGATAAGTGTGCCAACGTGTACGCGCATGGTTCAGTGGCATTGTGGGCTGATGAGTGGAAAGGGAAGGAAGACGAATTATTAAAAAGCTGCTCCAGAACCTGGCAGGTGGCGAGAAATCACGATGCGGAAATTACTTACGATAGCATTGGTGTTGGTGCCAGTGCCGGAGCAAAGTTTGCTGAGTTGAATACTGAGCATAAAGCGAAAGTTATTTATCATAAATTTAACGCTGGTGATGCGGTGCATGAACCGGATCGTGAGTATCAGCCAAAGATAAAGAACAAAGATTTTTTTTCTAATTTGAAAGCGCAATCTTGGTGGTTGGTGGCTGACCGTTTCCGCAATACTTACAATGCGGTGAATGCAGTTAAGCGGGGCGAGAAAGGCGAAAGATTTACTGATGATGAATTGATCAGTATTTCCTCTGGTTGCCCTTTTCTTGAGCAGCTTAAATTTGAGTTGTCAACGCCAAAGCGTGATTTTGATAATAACGGACGTGTGAAGGTAGAAAGCAAAAAAGATTTGGCGAAGCGTGATGTGCCATCTCCGAATATTGCCGATGCCTTTATAGAAGCGTTTGCGCCAGTGAAGCGTGGCGGATTCTTTACAACCAAGAGGTAA
- a CDS encoding DUF1073 domain-containing protein has translation MWPFKRRKNQVAPVKRSAFTTQLYPALARSEGFNGLDLPQPVISGVAMDSIDGSVPAFKGGNVYGVPEAQAMWYASQGFIGNNMCAVIAKHWLVDKACNMPARDAIRQGYDIDCDKRLKDFMTNRRQKLYINAAMRELVHFGRVFGGRLALFVVETSNPKEWYENPFNIDGVVRGSYKGIKQIDPQWVTPELTEANLQDPAGLDFYEPTYYVIAGRRYHKSHFVKFVPFPVSNVLKPTYNYFGVSVPERIYERVYASERTANESPELAMTKRLLTMGISDLESADKATVSENMSYFIEMRDNYGVHVTGSTDTVQQFDTSLADLDATIMTQYQLVAAGANVPATKLLGTTPKGFNATGEYEEASYREELESIQSNDLEEMLQRHFELRLKNTGIAADEFSINWKPLDSPTAAEYADIELKQAQTASAYATAGAIDGYDIRKKLAADKESSYYGLDMTDEEENQIPGKTGAMGGIPTGGNEGETAGLSSRPGNTLQPGYVATGAPDDS, from the coding sequence ATGTGGCCGTTTAAGAGGCGTAAAAATCAGGTAGCGCCGGTTAAACGGTCGGCGTTCACTACTCAGCTTTACCCCGCACTGGCGCGTTCGGAGGGATTTAACGGTCTGGACTTACCACAACCTGTTATTAGCGGTGTGGCGATGGACTCCATCGATGGTTCCGTGCCTGCATTCAAAGGTGGGAATGTTTATGGTGTTCCCGAAGCGCAGGCCATGTGGTATGCCAGCCAGGGCTTTATCGGCAACAATATGTGCGCGGTGATAGCCAAACACTGGCTGGTGGATAAGGCGTGTAACATGCCTGCGCGCGATGCTATCCGGCAGGGCTATGACATCGACTGTGATAAGCGTCTGAAAGACTTTATGACCAACCGCAGGCAAAAATTGTACATCAATGCGGCTATGCGCGAGTTAGTGCATTTTGGTCGTGTATTTGGTGGTCGTCTGGCGTTGTTTGTCGTTGAAACTTCAAACCCCAAAGAGTGGTATGAAAACCCCTTTAACATCGATGGCGTGGTCAGAGGTAGTTACAAGGGTATCAAGCAGATCGACCCACAATGGGTGACGCCTGAACTGACGGAGGCCAATCTGCAAGATCCGGCAGGACTGGATTTTTACGAACCCACGTATTACGTGATCGCCGGTCGTCGGTACCATAAATCGCACTTTGTTAAGTTCGTGCCTTTTCCGGTATCGAATGTTCTCAAGCCAACCTACAACTATTTTGGCGTATCCGTGCCTGAGCGCATCTACGAGCGCGTTTACGCCTCAGAACGTACAGCTAACGAATCCCCTGAACTGGCGATGACCAAGCGTTTGTTGACGATGGGTATCAGCGATCTTGAAAGCGCAGATAAAGCGACCGTCAGCGAGAATATGTCCTATTTCATTGAAATGCGTGACAACTACGGCGTTCACGTTACCGGCAGTACCGATACCGTGCAGCAGTTTGATACCTCACTGGCCGATCTCGATGCCACCATTATGACGCAATATCAACTGGTCGCGGCGGGTGCGAATGTTCCGGCCACAAAACTTCTTGGCACTACACCGAAAGGCTTTAACGCCACGGGGGAGTATGAGGAAGCCAGCTATCGCGAGGAACTGGAGAGCATTCAGTCGAATGACCTGGAGGAAATGCTTCAGCGTCACTTTGAGTTACGCCTGAAAAATACCGGAATTGCAGCCGATGAGTTCAGTATCAACTGGAAACCGCTTGATAGCCCGACCGCAGCAGAATATGCCGATATTGAACTGAAGCAGGCACAAACAGCCTCTGCATATGCTACAGCCGGAGCCATTGACGGCTACGACATTCGTAAAAAGCTGGCGGCGGATAAAGAGTCGAGTTACTACGGGCTGGATATGACCGATGAAGAAGAAAATCAGATTCCGGGAAAAACGGGCGCGATGGGCGGCATCCCGACAGGCGGTAATGAAGGGGAAACCGCTGGCTTATCCAGCCGCCCCGGCAACACGCTACAGCCAGGCTATGTCGCAACTGGTGCGCCAGATGATAGCTGA
- a CDS encoding phage minor head protein produces the protein MIADYQATFTQLNDDFVPVGMDASVASQTRIWLNRLKRKWDGIFNKKAAEIADKFISQTDLAAQRNLGDSLKTLSGGLTIKTPDMPGEMKERLTAATAENVALIKTIPEQFHRRIESAALRSVSHPGEGAKTLLDEIRQTGTVTEKRAQFIAVDQSRKITTASNYERMKSAGIRKAVWHHSAGSAEPRELHLRLDGQTFDLDNPPVIDEKTGQRGLPGTLPNCKCFWTPVVDFGDTS, from the coding sequence ATGATAGCTGACTATCAGGCAACCTTTACCCAACTGAATGACGACTTTGTGCCGGTTGGTATGGATGCCAGCGTTGCCAGCCAGACCCGTATCTGGCTGAACCGCCTGAAACGTAAATGGGACGGTATTTTCAACAAAAAAGCGGCAGAAATAGCGGATAAGTTTATTTCCCAAACCGATCTGGCCGCGCAACGCAACCTGGGCGATTCACTAAAAACGCTATCCGGGGGGCTGACAATAAAAACGCCTGATATGCCGGGTGAGATGAAAGAGCGTCTAACTGCTGCCACCGCAGAGAACGTCGCGCTGATTAAAACCATTCCTGAACAGTTTCATCGCAGGATTGAAAGCGCTGCGCTGCGATCCGTCAGCCACCCAGGAGAGGGAGCCAAAACCCTTCTCGATGAAATCAGGCAAACCGGCACAGTGACAGAAAAACGGGCGCAGTTTATCGCTGTGGATCAGAGCCGGAAAATCACCACAGCATCTAACTATGAGCGGATGAAATCAGCCGGTATCCGTAAAGCGGTCTGGCATCACTCAGCCGGTAGCGCCGAACCCAGGGAACTGCATCTCAGGTTAGACGGCCAGACGTTCGATCTGGATAACCCCCCTGTTATTGATGAAAAAACCGGTCAGCGTGGCCTACCCGGTACGTTGCCCAACTGCAAATGTTTCTGGACGCCGGTTGTGGATTTTGGTGACACCTCATGA
- a CDS encoding DUF2213 domain-containing protein has product MNETKRTYDLNGWLEVKDNPISKVGVFDYLGAEINAPDPSRIYRVYRPEEELRSEETINSFRLMPFIDEHEMLGKDATPAEKKGIQGVIGENIWFDYPYLRGNIKILSNSALSNISSGKIDLSPGYRCRYDFTPGNFNGQPYDAVQRHIRANHLALVDEGRTGPDVSVQDHVITIDTKELIRMNPDDDKNKPTTDDGGFTPEQVEQIKQIVVAALAAGKPTTDDPDPTAPADPADPVDPAAAAEGAAAAEEGAEAAVEAAEAASEAAETGEPTAIENAETAIESAESAIEEAKEHLDQATTDSLSRRLKRLRRSIGTVDTIAALKRKVAKLEKNKPTMDTGALLKQIGARDELARKLTPFVGVFDHAPMTAQQVAEYGVEKLSIQCGKGTEAIALDAWMQGRVPDSQKPSVAMDKAVSNQSILDKWGDK; this is encoded by the coding sequence ATGAACGAAACTAAACGAACGTATGACCTCAATGGCTGGCTGGAAGTAAAAGACAACCCCATCTCAAAAGTTGGGGTTTTTGATTATCTGGGGGCTGAAATTAATGCTCCTGACCCCAGCCGTATCTATCGTGTCTATCGACCAGAGGAGGAGCTACGTAGCGAAGAAACGATTAACTCTTTCCGGCTGATGCCCTTCATTGATGAGCACGAAATGCTGGGTAAAGACGCCACCCCTGCTGAGAAAAAAGGGATACAGGGCGTCATTGGTGAAAATATCTGGTTCGATTACCCCTACTTACGGGGAAACATCAAAATTCTCTCCAACTCCGCACTGAGCAATATCAGCAGCGGAAAAATAGATTTATCCCCCGGATATCGATGCCGCTATGACTTCACCCCTGGCAATTTCAACGGCCAGCCCTATGACGCTGTTCAGCGGCATATCAGAGCAAACCACCTTGCACTGGTGGACGAGGGGCGAACCGGCCCCGATGTCTCCGTGCAGGATCACGTTATAACCATAGATACCAAGGAACTCATTCGCATGAATCCAGATGATGACAAAAACAAGCCCACAACTGATGACGGTGGTTTTACCCCCGAACAGGTTGAGCAAATCAAACAGATTGTTGTGGCAGCGCTGGCGGCGGGTAAGCCAACTACGGACGATCCCGATCCTACTGCACCCGCAGACCCTGCTGACCCCGTTGATCCGGCAGCAGCAGCCGAAGGGGCAGCAGCGGCAGAAGAAGGTGCGGAGGCGGCGGTAGAAGCGGCTGAGGCGGCATCGGAGGCAGCAGAAACCGGGGAGCCTACCGCTATCGAAAATGCTGAAACGGCTATCGAGTCGGCAGAATCGGCTATCGAGGAGGCGAAAGAGCATCTCGACCAGGCGACTACTGACAGTCTCAGCCGTCGGCTTAAACGCCTGCGCAGAAGTATTGGCACGGTTGACACCATCGCCGCGCTGAAACGCAAGGTGGCAAAGCTGGAGAAAAATAAACCGACAATGGATACCGGTGCATTGCTGAAACAAATCGGTGCCCGTGATGAACTGGCGCGTAAGTTAACGCCATTCGTTGGTGTGTTCGATCATGCGCCCATGACTGCGCAGCAGGTCGCAGAATATGGCGTTGAAAAGCTGAGTATCCAGTGTGGTAAAGGCACTGAGGCTATCGCGCTTGATGCGTGGATGCAGGGGCGAGTACCGGATTCCCAAAAGCCGTCTGTTGCGATGGATAAGGCCGTCAGCAACCAGTCAATTTTAGATAAATGGGGCGATAAATAA
- a CDS encoding structural cement protein Gp24, with protein MAIPKSVANGMISGVVGEVSHFGPLRATSAVLDSADEKKNLFGLAYTYKDDSVESVQPGGNGAFAGIMINPKAYRIETEYARNGTQGEFLTMGELNVQLEESGTVNAPVIFSETDGKLSVKEKPATGDRVIGFVSRHLPSAETPNLCVLRLTEIPYPTPAPTGDA; from the coding sequence ATGGCAATCCCGAAATCTGTAGCAAACGGCATGATCTCCGGCGTAGTCGGTGAAGTCAGCCACTTTGGCCCACTTCGCGCCACCAGTGCCGTTCTGGACTCAGCCGACGAAAAAAAGAATCTGTTTGGTCTGGCCTATACCTACAAAGACGACAGTGTTGAGTCTGTGCAGCCAGGCGGTAATGGGGCGTTTGCGGGGATCATGATTAACCCGAAAGCGTATCGTATTGAGACCGAATATGCCCGCAACGGAACTCAGGGTGAGTTTCTCACAATGGGTGAATTAAACGTACAGCTTGAAGAGTCAGGCACGGTTAATGCGCCGGTCATTTTTAGCGAGACAGACGGAAAACTATCGGTCAAAGAAAAACCAGCGACGGGTGACCGCGTGATCGGTTTTGTCTCACGCCATTTGCCTTCTGCTGAAACACCTAACTTGTGTGTATTACGTCTGACCGAGATCCCTTACCCAACCCCTGCACCAACTGGAGATGCCTGA
- a CDS encoding major capsid family protein — translation MALSKEKFYMSGREIRRRGPLNIKPDQKWTYNELGQLGFGGLAAMDSALTGPAVSGGLIHREMLQHVLPGLIRTATRVRVLDEITGVMNAGEWHDEEIILNVATPVGKPELYGDHTNIPLASYAQDQERRGIVRFEQGFQVGKLEEARQSAAGFEAAAEKRNAATESLEQGRERVGYQGFNSPTTRVFGLLNDPNLPSYETATAPWLGATFAQITGDITAMFSRLEANSGGIIRDDTPITLTLPLGFRSALNISNPVAKGETVKEWINNNYPNMRQVFSPEFKGANGGANIAYMFADSVDDGSTATSATILQVVPVKYQLLGSENQIKGYLEDATNATAGVIVTRPWAITRLTGL, via the coding sequence ATGGCCCTGAGCAAAGAAAAATTTTATATGTCGGGCCGTGAGATCCGCAGACGCGGGCCGCTAAATATTAAACCTGATCAGAAATGGACGTACAACGAGCTGGGGCAACTTGGCTTCGGTGGTCTGGCGGCGATGGACTCCGCGTTAACCGGCCCTGCGGTAAGCGGTGGTCTTATTCATCGTGAAATGCTGCAACATGTTTTACCGGGTCTTATCCGCACGGCGACCCGTGTTCGTGTTCTGGATGAAATCACCGGGGTAATGAACGCGGGTGAGTGGCACGATGAAGAGATCATCCTGAACGTGGCAACGCCGGTAGGCAAACCAGAACTGTACGGTGACCACACCAATATCCCGCTGGCTTCCTATGCGCAGGATCAGGAACGTCGCGGTATTGTACGTTTTGAGCAAGGTTTTCAGGTCGGTAAGCTGGAGGAGGCTCGCCAGTCGGCGGCGGGTTTTGAGGCGGCAGCAGAAAAACGCAACGCGGCTACTGAGTCACTGGAGCAGGGGCGGGAGCGAGTCGGCTATCAGGGTTTTAACAGCCCGACGACCCGTGTTTTTGGGCTGTTAAATGACCCAAACCTGCCATCCTATGAAACTGCGACAGCACCGTGGCTGGGCGCAACGTTTGCGCAGATCACTGGTGACATCACCGCGATGTTTTCACGTCTGGAAGCAAATTCAGGCGGAATTATTCGCGATGATACACCGATCACGTTGACGTTGCCGCTGGGGTTCCGTTCTGCGCTGAACATCTCTAATCCGGTCGCCAAAGGTGAAACCGTCAAAGAGTGGATCAACAACAACTATCCCAATATGCGCCAGGTCTTTTCACCTGAATTCAAAGGTGCGAATGGCGGGGCAAATATTGCCTATATGTTTGCCGATAGCGTGGATGATGGTTCTACCGCAACCAGTGCAACAATTTTGCAGGTTGTGCCGGTGAAATACCAGTTGCTGGGGTCTGAGAATCAGATCAAGGGCTATCTGGAAGATGCCACCAACGCCACTGCTGGTGTCATTGTCACCCGCCCCTGGGCGATCACCCGCCTGACCGGTCTTTGA
- a CDS encoding DUF4054 domain-containing protein yields MIMDAGTFPLEAFRVLYPQFNDVPADDLFIIAKSATCYFSECQGICTSELWMLVVAHMLMLRQMAAKGESPSGAVTSATIDKVSVSFAAPPTSSNWSHWYNLTPFGQQYLALIKRCSVPRYIGGMGERAAFRSVGGRFPMRGRLRR; encoded by the coding sequence ATGATTATGGATGCTGGCACCTTTCCCCTCGAAGCGTTTCGTGTTCTTTACCCGCAGTTTAACGATGTGCCTGCTGATGACCTTTTTATTATTGCAAAATCAGCAACCTGTTATTTCTCGGAATGTCAGGGGATCTGCACCAGTGAACTGTGGATGCTGGTGGTTGCACATATGTTAATGCTGCGCCAGATGGCGGCTAAAGGAGAATCTCCTTCAGGGGCGGTGACCAGCGCCACGATCGATAAAGTGAGCGTATCATTTGCTGCCCCGCCGACGAGTTCAAACTGGTCACACTGGTACAACCTGACGCCATTCGGCCAGCAATATCTGGCGCTGATTAAACGCTGTAGTGTACCGCGCTATATCGGTGGCATGGGAGAACGTGCCGCCTTTCGTAGCGTGGGTGGCCGGTTCCCGATGCGCGGGAGGCTAAGACGATGA
- a CDS encoding phage collar protein: MFGNLYNVAARVIPQQTALWYRFNSRTTDDLGKWVAQYHPPEPVTGSWQAVDTQDVQEMGLDTSKVYRRLYTSHDIHAIQRGDAPDYLVFNGKRYDVTGDADWYAQDGWKSVLCIEAGSYDG, encoded by the coding sequence ATGTTTGGCAATCTCTACAACGTGGCCGCACGGGTGATCCCACAGCAGACGGCCCTCTGGTATCGGTTTAACTCGCGTACTACAGACGACCTTGGCAAATGGGTAGCGCAATACCATCCGCCCGAACCGGTCACGGGTAGCTGGCAGGCGGTGGATACGCAGGATGTACAGGAGATGGGGCTGGATACCAGCAAAGTTTATCGACGGCTCTACACTTCGCACGATATTCACGCCATCCAGCGGGGGGATGCACCGGATTATCTGGTGTTCAACGGCAAGCGCTATGACGTTACCGGCGATGCAGACTGGTACGCGCAGGACGGCTGGAAGTCTGTTCTTTGCATTGAGGCTGGAAGCTATGACGGATAA
- a CDS encoding phage gateway protein, producing the protein MTDNEVYIAIRHQMLAQMNNAGLSIPVVAGFQSTKQGREDSFVMFFPINEAGHGWQTRNYHVAGTDANHKETQLVEKTLQVQGLVSDASELTATDLTATVRMIVNSLPFVDALKKQGMGVQRASGIRTPYFINDQGDYEQNPSFDFNVTFHREIFPNTTAVKALYPDIHRI; encoded by the coding sequence ATGACGGATAACGAAGTTTATATCGCCATCCGACACCAGATGCTGGCGCAAATGAATAATGCAGGGCTTTCGATACCTGTTGTTGCCGGTTTCCAGTCAACAAAGCAGGGGAGGGAAGATAGCTTTGTGATGTTCTTTCCCATCAACGAGGCAGGCCACGGATGGCAGACGCGAAACTATCATGTCGCTGGCACTGATGCGAATCACAAAGAAACTCAGTTGGTGGAAAAAACGTTGCAGGTTCAGGGGCTGGTATCAGATGCCAGTGAACTTACAGCGACAGACCTGACAGCCACGGTTCGAATGATAGTGAACTCACTACCTTTTGTTGATGCGCTAAAAAAACAGGGTATGGGGGTACAACGTGCTTCCGGTATTCGAACACCTTATTTTATCAATGACCAGGGGGATTATGAACAGAACCCCTCGTTTGATTTTAACGTCACATTCCACCGCGAAATATTCCCAAACACCACGGCAGTAAAAGCGCTTTATCCTGATATTCACCGCATTTAA
- a CDS encoding DUF3383 domain-containing protein, translated as MPIKQTRYVSIASAVIGASAVPMRKLTGRIFSQNAKIPSGDVLEFASGQIDEFLGADSPEANFARQYFSYTSPAPVNKPRELQIAPYVSVGRAPTLSGTEVASLDELKAIETGDIAITIGDITKNISGIDLSGATSYADVASLVQQKLNAESEPAFASAQVTFVAISSNFYLTGGVSERGSISVESGALSDAMGLSGGQSSPGDTAQTPLEAFMAAEKISDSFGSATFIDPLTLNQAVALAQYVAGENVKYQLHLNFSAADAEDFSAALIGTASTALNLKTEDNYYAQALPMAVMAATDYDRTNATTNYMFRQFGVTFPAQVTADLDADKLDKLRVNYYGETAVAGSHIAFYQRGFLCGPGTAPLDMSVHANEQWLKAYIAQQWFSLLLATRGVPANRDGESRAMMIIAGAVTKAVNNGTILPGKTLSDVQKLAVADASGDDLAWHDIQDKGYWYNAQIVESTGPSGLPEYVMKYVLIYGKGDWVRKVEGSHNLV; from the coding sequence ATGCCAATCAAACAAACACGCTATGTCAGCATTGCGAGTGCGGTCATTGGCGCGTCTGCTGTACCGATGCGCAAACTGACGGGCCGCATATTCTCTCAAAACGCAAAAATTCCATCCGGTGATGTGCTGGAATTCGCCAGCGGCCAGATCGATGAGTTTTTGGGGGCGGACTCTCCCGAAGCGAATTTCGCCCGGCAATATTTCAGCTATACCAGCCCGGCTCCCGTCAACAAACCGAGAGAATTGCAGATCGCGCCTTATGTATCTGTTGGCCGGGCACCCACTCTTTCCGGTACAGAGGTTGCCAGTCTGGACGAACTTAAGGCCATTGAGACAGGGGATATTGCGATAACTATTGGTGATATCACTAAAAATATCTCCGGCATTGATCTTTCCGGTGCAACCTCATATGCCGATGTTGCCTCCCTGGTGCAGCAAAAGCTAAACGCTGAATCTGAACCCGCTTTCGCTTCAGCCCAGGTGACTTTTGTTGCTATCAGCAGCAACTTTTATCTGACGGGTGGCGTATCGGAACGGGGGAGTATCAGCGTTGAAAGCGGTGCTCTCTCAGACGCAATGGGTCTTTCCGGTGGGCAAAGTTCGCCAGGGGATACCGCGCAAACCCCGCTTGAAGCGTTTATGGCGGCAGAAAAAATTTCTGATTCATTTGGCAGTGCGACTTTTATTGATCCGCTGACGCTCAATCAGGCTGTTGCTCTGGCTCAGTATGTGGCAGGTGAAAACGTTAAATATCAGCTACATCTGAATTTTTCCGCAGCGGATGCGGAAGATTTTAGCGCGGCGTTGATAGGCACTGCGTCAACGGCGTTGAATCTGAAAACCGAGGATAATTATTATGCTCAGGCGTTACCAATGGCGGTTATGGCGGCAACGGACTATGACCGCACAAATGCCACCACCAACTATATGTTTCGTCAGTTTGGCGTGACGTTCCCGGCACAGGTAACCGCTGATCTGGATGCCGACAAGCTGGATAAGTTGCGTGTCAACTATTACGGCGAAACGGCGGTGGCCGGTTCACATATTGCGTTTTACCAGCGTGGTTTTCTGTGCGGGCCGGGTACTGCACCGCTGGACATGAGCGTTCATGCCAATGAGCAGTGGTTAAAGGCATACATTGCACAGCAATGGTTTTCCTTACTGCTGGCGACGCGCGGCGTACCTGCAAACCGCGATGGCGAGTCCAGGGCAATGATGATTATTGCCGGAGCTGTGACCAAAGCAGTCAATAACGGCACCATCCTTCCCGGCAAAACGCTCTCGGATGTACAGAAACTCGCGGTGGCCGATGCGTCTGGTGACGATTTAGCGTGGCACGATATTCAGGACAAGGGCTACTGGTACAACGCGCAGATTGTTGAAAGTACCGGGCCATCTGGCTTGCCGGAATACGTGATGAAATACGTACTGATTTACGGTAAAGGCGACTGGGTACGTAAGGTCGAAGGCTCGCACAACCTGGTATAA
- a CDS encoding phage tail fiber protein, producing the protein MNDVSATGLSLLVQASTTFPAGIMVTAFADDADPFDLPAVDIAQTGMDINGNLVSWSTPTPQTVTINVLPGSEEDQNLAILLEANTAKRGRRHAGDIITLVASYGDGATTTARNGKITNGSRGNSAASGGRLKSKAYTFVFQDFDSTRVR; encoded by the coding sequence ATGAATGATGTATCTGCAACTGGTCTCAGCCTGTTGGTTCAGGCCAGTACAACCTTTCCGGCAGGGATAATGGTAACGGCTTTCGCCGATGATGCTGACCCATTCGATCTGCCTGCTGTCGATATCGCCCAGACCGGTATGGATATCAACGGCAATCTGGTGTCCTGGTCAACGCCTACCCCACAGACCGTGACGATAAATGTGCTACCGGGGAGTGAAGAAGATCAGAATCTGGCGATCCTGCTGGAAGCCAACACGGCGAAACGTGGCCGCAGACACGCCGGAGATATTATTACGCTCGTGGCGTCCTACGGTGACGGCGCGACCACTACTGCGCGAAACGGAAAAATCACCAACGGTAGTCGAGGTAACTCCGCTGCCAGCGGTGGGCGTCTTAAATCAAAGGCTTATACCTTTGTGTTTCAGGACTTTGACAGTACGCGTGTTCGTTAA
- a CDS encoding phage baseplate protein, whose translation MITDVKIFDTDSFTTLFETASPIKINVRDEHKATTFQVESGETRSDHVVVQAVEIGMDLILSGELKNAFGLMQQAWEQNKLVGIQTRVKTYQPMLLVNFYHDETAEMADAIQLSLRFTEWRSVTPEYGDLPPKKVQKPSQSSTVKRGGAQTKSVSEERKKSVLVRVLGG comes from the coding sequence ATGATCACTGACGTAAAAATCTTCGATACCGACAGTTTTACCACGCTGTTTGAAACCGCCAGCCCGATAAAAATCAATGTCCGCGACGAGCACAAGGCCACCACTTTTCAGGTCGAGTCAGGGGAAACCCGCAGCGATCATGTTGTTGTGCAGGCCGTGGAAATCGGCATGGATCTGATTTTATCCGGTGAGCTTAAAAATGCTTTTGGCCTGATGCAACAAGCCTGGGAACAGAACAAGCTGGTAGGTATTCAGACCAGAGTTAAAACCTACCAGCCCATGCTGCTGGTCAATTTCTACCACGATGAGACCGCTGAGATGGCCGATGCTATCCAGTTGTCTTTACGGTTCACCGAGTGGCGCAGTGTGACACCCGAATACGGAGATCTACCGCCCAAAAAAGTTCAGAAGCCATCGCAGTCCAGTACCGTTAAAAGGGGCGGTGCACAGACAAAATCGGTATCCGAAGAACGGAAAAAATCGGTTCTGGTCAGGGTATTGGGAGGATAA